Genomic segment of Saccharomyces cerevisiae S288C chromosome XV, complete sequence:
ATCAGGCCTACAACCATTGTCTTCCCCGTTTCTACAAAGACAATAGTGTGTGTGCATTGTAAGTGATGCATCATGCACCATAATGatttgtttatatatacCCATGTACACTTGGGTCTCATTtcctcaattttttcatatctTACCCGCatatcttttctttcaatgcCCTACTTCTATACTTCAGggttttccaaaaaaaaacagtgATTAAGCAGGGCggcattttctttatcttgGGGCTTAGAAGACGCGAAAGACCTGTGGCTCAATACCTTTTTCGGAATATGTCAACAACACGAAACGCCAAAATTCTTGGCCCTGATTCAGGTACCGCGGGGGCCACGAATTTTGGCGTTCTGTGCAGGAATGACGTCTCTGCCGATTATGAAACTAAACAAGGTATGCTATCGGAGGTGGTCTGAGTTACTCGACAGATTTTTCTGACGAGAGTGAGTGTCGTTCGAGATATTTAAGCTCCAAAATATTTCCCTCACCTAGCTTACATTTTGgtttattctttcttaCCTCTACCTTTCTAagtttttctcttctgcttccttttcttttcacttGGCATATTTTATCtataaaaaagttttgcAAGCGTTTAAGCAACTAGTTTAGCACAACATCCAACCAAGAGGTTTCTCGCGTATTtctctcatttttttacccattttacaaattttttttgctattTGAGCCATAGTACCCATTAATAGGTCTCGTCCATTcccttgttttttttttattgtttcaATTACACTACATAATTAAAAATCACATCACTTTCACTCTCACCTTAGTCGTTCTTTATCaaccaaaaataaaaaaatgcttcaATCCGTTGTCTTTTTCGCTCTTTTAACCTTCGCAAGTTCTGTGTCAGCGATTTATTCAAACAATACTGTTTCTACAACTACCACTTTAGCGCCCAGCTACTCCTTGGTGCCCCAAGAGACTACCATATCGTACGCCGACGACACCACTACCTTTTTTGTCACCTCAACGGTCTACTCCACGAGCTGGTTCACCTCAACTTCAGCCACCATTACCAATGCGGCCTCCTCCTCCTTGTCCACCTCTTCGGCCTCTGGATCTGTAACCCCAGAATCCACCCATGAAATTACCTCCACCTCGACTATCACGTCCACTTTGCTGCTAACCCTTCATGACTCCACTACTTTGTCTCCATCATCTACTGCAGCAAGTGTCAGTGACGAAGATTCAAACAACAAAGATGCAAAGGTCAAGTCCTTTGAACAGGCTTCAACTTCCAATGGTTGCGTCCCAATCACAAAGTTTGTCACTGTCACCAATGAGCCCGTTACCCAGTACGTTACAGTCACCCCAAATACGACTACACAATACGTTACTGTCACCGGTGCACCTTCTGTTACCACTACCTCTCCAGGTAACGTACAATGGTACAACACCACTTCGATTACTAATTCGACCAGTTGGTGAATTATGAGTTCAAACGTGTCCTTTTaagttctttttgtttcttttttgtatctGTATTGACAATTTCACCTTCTGTAACTCTATCCTTCTGCTACCTAAATACATCAGTTTAAGTTCCAACTggtatttatttttcactatcatttttctctcgtttatatatatatacatggacatttgtttgttaatagaaaaaaaaaaataaaataaaaagacaCTTCACCTAAtttgctttattttctaagTGCAGCTAtaaatcattttctttgctcaCAAATGATTGAGGTGTTGTGCTTATACTTGCACCCGTTAGAGAGTTACAGTTTATTATGcttatttaatttatttGCTTTATATAGTTATTGTCAAGTCATCTGAACATCCCTATCCTCTTCAACACTAAGAGATTCCAAAAGCTCATCTGTCTTCTTCCTTACAAATGGGAATTCTAGAATGGTTGATAGGTTACAGCTGATCAAGCACTCTGCCTCCATACTCTTCCCTACCTGAATCAAAACTTCACATAATTTAAGCAATAATATTACACATCGCAAAGGATTTCCTATCTCTTTGTATTCGTCGattaattttattatcttcGGCAAACTTCTTATCCCTACGTCACTTAAAAGTAAAACATTGAtactttcaatttcaaatttgaatCTCCAGTTCGAATCCGCCACTTCTTCACAGCACTCCTTGACATATTGGTTGATTAATCGCATGCTTAGGTCATAGTCACCTATTTTAACGAGATACTTCACTcttaaatatttcaaatttattttttggtCGTAGTCTAGTTCCAGTGATTCTGATTTCAAAAGGTATTGTTTtacttttaaaaaatcgTCTTCTTCAAGTGCCTTGAAAGCTACCTTTATATCTTGGTTGATAATAGAAGAGTCGTAGTTCCttaaagaggaagaggatgTTTTAGACAGGAATTTCTCATATACATCGGATATGGATTCGTATCCCAgttctttccaaaattttactTCATAGCTAACAAGACTTTGGAAAAGATCAAAGTTTTGAGAAGGCACGTTCTGC
This window contains:
- the SRL1 gene encoding Srl1p (Mannoprotein that exhibits a tight association with the cell wall; required for cell wall stability in the absence of GPI-anchored mannoproteins; has a high serine-threonine content; expression is induced in cell wall mutants; SRL1 has a paralog, SVS1, that arose from the whole genome duplication), whose translation is MLQSVVFFALLTFASSVSAIYSNNTVSTTTTLAPSYSLVPQETTISYADDTTTFFVTSTVYSTSWFTSTSATITNAASSSLSTSSASGSVTPESTHEITSTSTITSTLLLTLHDSTTLSPSSTAASVSDEDSNNKDAKVKSFEQASTSNGCVPITKFVTVTNEPVTQYVTVTPNTTTQYVTVTGAPSVTTTSPGNVQWYNTTSITNSTSW